TAATACGAATGAAGATCTACGATGCGGATTTTTTCACCGGTACTGCTCATTTCACTGCCTCCTTCTCTGCAGCGCTGGCGGCAGCACTTTCAGCAGCAATCGCGTTAGCGACCTCATCATCAGCCTCAACCCCCATATATGCTTCGCGCACCTGTGGGTCCTGGGATACAGTGGCATAATCGCCTTCAGTAAGAATCGCGCCACGCTGTAAAACAGTAATTTTATCAGCGAGTTGTGCAACAACATGCAGGTTATGCTCAACCATTAGAATGGTACGGTTTGCCGATACTTTCTTGATAAGATCAGCAACAACGCTTACATCCTCATGACCCATGCCCTGCGTTGGCTCATCCAGCAGCAACATCTCAGGATCAAGAGCCAGGGTAGTCGCGATTTCCAATGCCCGCTTACTTCCGTAGGGAAGATCTACAGTGATCGCATTGGCATAATCTTTCAGACCCACTTCATCAAGAAGTTCAAGCGCACGATCATTAAGTTTGTCCAGCACCTTTTCTGATTTCCAGAAATGGAAGCTGTTACCTTCATTACGCTGTAGTGCAATACGCACATTTTCCAGCAGAGTAAGGTGCGGGAATACGGCGGATATCTGAAACGAGCGAACTATTCCCTTACGGGCGATAGCAGCAGATTTCATTGATGTGATATCTTTACCGTTGAACAGAATTGTTCCGGTAGTAGGTGTTAGAAATTTTGTTAGCAGGTTAAATACAGTCGTCTTACCCGCACCGTTAGGTCCGATAAGCGCGTGTATTGTTCCTCGCTCAACTTTGAGATTTACATCGTCAACGGCGGTAAAGCCCTTGAATTCCTTAACCAGATTTCTGGTCTCGAGAACGTAGTCTGCACTCATGCGGAACCGGCCTCACTTTATGAATTGTTATTATTTTCAGATGGGCAAAAAAATAATGCCCACATCAGCTTTGACGTCAAGTTAGCAATTTCCCTTACTGATTAACAAGTACTACTTTAGTCTAAGGGAATACCCTTATATTTCATAAATATACAAATAATCCTTAAAAAACATATAGTTATCAAATTGCCAACTGGTTTAATGAAATTACAACGAATTGTATTTTTGCTTTACGTTTACGTAAACTTCCGCTAAATTTAGATCATCACAATAAAACAAGAAGTACGTTATGAGCCCATCAACATTTTCGATCAGCGATCTGGCCAGTGAGTTTGATGTCACAACTCGCAGCATTCGCTTTTATGAAGACCAGAAACTGCTCTTTCCCAGCCGTAGAGGACAAACCCGTATCTATAGCGGGCCTGACCGGGTGAGATTAAAGCTGATTCTCAGAGGAAAGCGATTAGGGTTTTCACTGGCTGAAACCCGTGAGCTTTTCGAATTATGGGATGAAAGCACGACTGGCAGCATGAAACAGCTCGAGCTTTTAATGACCAAAATTCAGGAAAAGAAGATGGCACTCGAACAGCAACTCAAAGATATTGCCATGCTTCAACTCGAACTGGACAGTGCAGAAAGTCGCTGTCAGGACGCAATGAATGAACTTAAGAACAAACCGGCTTAGCGCAATCATAGTATTGCACTAAGCCGAAACGTAAGACAAAGCACAACAATAAAACACACTTAAGAAACAGGTGGACAGGAAATGATTGCACAGTACAGCTCACTAAATTTTGGCCTGGGTGAAACTCTGGACATGCTTCGCGAACACGTTAACAGCTTCGCAGCCTCTGAAATCGCACCCCGCGCAGAACAGATCGATATCGATAACGAATTCCCAAATGATCTGTGGCAGAAATTCGGCGACATGGGTCTGCTCGGCATCACCGTCAGCGAAGAGTACGGCGGTGTTGGCATGGGTTACCTGGCTCATATGATCGCTATGGAAGAGATCAGCCGCGCATCCGCATCTGTCGGCTTGTCCTACGGTGCGCACTCTAACCTGTGTGTTAACCAGATCAACCGTAACGGTACCCATGAGCAGAAACTGAAGTACCTGCCTAAGCTACTCAGCGGTGAGCATATCGGCGCACTGGCAATGTCTGAGCCGAATGCAGGTTCTGATGTCGTTTCTATGAAGCTATCTGCACGTGATAATGGCGATCACTATTTGCTGAATGGCAACAAGATGTGGATCACCAACGGTCCTGATGCCAGCACTTACGTAATCTACGCTAAAACTGATGTACACGCTGGTCCTAAAGGAATCACAGCATTCATCGTTGAACGCGATGCACCTGGATTCTCTCGCCACCAGAAGCTGGACAAGCTGGGCATGCGCGGCTCTAACACCTGTGAGCTGGTCTTTGAAGATTGCGTTGTACCTAAGGAAAATATTCTTGGCGAACTCGGTGGTGGTGTAAAAGTTCTGATGTCCGGTCTGGATTATGAGCGCCTGGTACTGGCTGGTGGCCCACTGGGTATTATGCAGGCAGCGATGGACATCTGTGTTCCTTATACTCGCGACCGCGTTCAGTTCGGTAAAGCTATCGGTGAGTTCGAGCTGGTACAGGGTAAGGTTGCAGATATGTACACCCTGATGAATGCCTCTAAAGCTTATGCTTACACAGTTGCACAAGCAGCAATGCGTGGTGAGACTTCACGTAAAGACTGTGCAGCAGTCATTCTTTACACCGCAGAGATGGCAACTAAGATCGCTTTGGATGCAATTCAGCTTCTGGGCGGTAACGGCTACATTAACGAATTCCCAACGGGTCGTCTGTTACGTGACGCCAAGTTGTATGAAATCGGTGCTGGTACGTCGGAGATCCGTCGTATGTTGATCGGCCGTGAGCTGTTCCTGAACAAGTAAGACTGTTTTTAAGTAAGTGGACACCTTCAGATGAAGGTTTAAAGGGGGAGCCTTCGCTTCATACTGAAGCCCCCCTTATTTTTTCACACTGACAACAGAACAATAAGAAAGGAGTTGAGTAACCGCGTTATGCGCGCAGGTGAAGCAGACTAAAAGGCACATGTACATTAGGAGAGGCTTACATCGATAAGCTATGACTCTGATACAGCCTTTCACGCCTGATACACCAGCGCAATAACCCTTACCCAACTTCCAAGAGGACAATTGATGGCTACTATAAACTCTAAAATCAATTCCCGGGCTGAAGATTTCCGCGCCAACTATGATTCAATGGCTGAAGCGGTAAGCGACCTGCGTGACAAGACAGCACAAATTCACCAGGGTGGCGGCGCCAAATATCAGGAACGTCACCTGTCCCGCGGCAAGTTACTGCCCCGTGAGCGTATCAACGTTCTGCTGGATGAAGGCTCGCCTTTGCTTGAGCTTTCCCAACTGGCAGCCTACGGCGTCTACGATGACGATATTCCAGCGGCTGGTATCATTACCGGTATTGGCCGGGTTAGCGGTCAGGAATGTATGATCATCGCCAACGATGCAACCGTTAAAGGCGGAACCTACTTTCCACTGACGGTTAAAAAACATCTGCGCGCTCAAGAGATCGCTGAACAAAATCATCTGCCTTGTATCTATCTGGTCGACTCCGGCGGTGCTAACCTGCCCCAGCAGGATGAAGTATTCCCGGACCGGGACCACTTCGGTCGTATCTTTTTCAATCAGGCACGTATGTCGTCTAAAGGCATCCCACAGATTGCTGTAGTAATGGGTCTCTGTACTGCTGGTGGTGCATATGTTCCAGCTATGTCAGACGAGTCTATTATTGTACGTGAGCAAGGCACTATCTTCCTGGCCGGCCCTCCGCTGGTTAAAGCAGCTACCGGTGAAGTCGTTAGCGCTGAGGATCTCGGTGGAGCCGATGTTCACTGTAAAACATCTGGCGTAGCCGATCATTATGCTGAAAACGATCATCATGCACTCGAAATTGCACGCACTTGTGTAGCCAATCTCAATCGTCGCAAAGATATCAACATCAAGACTCAGCCGACTAAAGCACCGCTTTACCCAGCTGATGACCTGTACGGCATTGTTGGTACTGATCTGAAAAAACCATTTGATGTACGTGAAGTTATCGCGCGTATAGTCGACGGTTCTGAATTCGATGAATTCAAGAAGCTATACGGCACAACACTGGTGACAGGTTTTGCGCATATCCACGGCTATCCAGTGGGCATTGTCGCAAACAACGGCATTCTGTTTGGCGAGTCTGCACAAAAAGGCGCTCACTTCATCGAGCTTTGCTGTCAGCGTAAGATTCCACTGCTGTTCTTGCAGAACATTACTGGCTTCATGGTAGGTCAGAAGTACGAATCTGAAGGTATCGCTAAGCATGGCGCCAAGATGGTTACTGCGGTAGCCTGCGCCGATGTGCCTAAATTCACCGTACTTATTGGCGGCAGCTTCGGCGCCGGTAACTACGGAATGTGTGGTCGTGCGTACAGCCCTAATATGATGTTCATGTGGCCAAACGCCCGTATTTCGGTCATGGGTGGCGAACAGGCTGCCGGTGTACTGGCAACTGTAAAACGTGACAACATGGATCGCGTTGGCCAGGAATGGTCTGCCGATGAAGAGGCTGAATTCAAGCAGCCTGTTATCGAAACCTATGAGCATCAGGGTCACCCTTATTACGCCTCTGCCCGTCTTTGGGACGATGGTGTTATCGATCCAACTCAGACCCGCGACGTTCTCGGTATGAGTCTTTCTGCTGCATTGAACAAGCCGGTGGGTGAAACCCGTTTCGGCGTGTTCCGCATGTAACGGAGGGTCTGACTATGACTACTGATTCAAATAACCCACTGGTATTGCTTGAAAAAAGCAATAACGGTGTCGCTCAGCTAATCATTAATCGTCCTGAAGTTCATAACGCTTTTGATGACGATGTAATTGAACAGCTGATAGCCAACCTCGAAGCGACCAACGAAGACCCTGAAGTCAGGGTACTCGTACTGCGCTCCCGTGGTAAAAACTTCTCCGCCGGTGCCGATCTGGCCTGGATGAAACGCATGGCTCAAAACAGCCATGAAGAGAATATGGTAGATGCGGGCCGTCTGGCTCGTCTGATGGAAGTACTAAACGATCACTCCAAGCCAACTATCGCACTGGTACAAGGCGCCGCTTATGGTGGCGCTGTCGGCCTGGCCGCTTGCTGTGACATCGTTATCGCCGCCGAAAGCAGTGGTTTCTGCCTATCTGAAGTTAAGATTGGCTTGATCCCTGCGGTTATCAGCCCTTACGTTGTTCGCGCTATTGGCGAACGACAATCACGTCGCTACTTTGTTACCGCTGAACTTTTCAATGCCCGTACGGCACAAGAATTTGGTTTGGTACATGAAGTAGTAGAGAGCGTGGATCAACTGGATGAAGCCTGCGACCGTTTTATCGCAACTTTGCGTAAAAATAGCCCACAGGCAATGAAAGCTGCCAAAGATCTGATCTACGCAGTCAGCCAGAAGGAGATCACTAAAGAGGTGATCGATGATACTGCCCGTCGCATTGCGGACATCCGCGTCAGCGACGAAGGCCAGGAAGGACTAGGGTCTTTCCTGCAAAAGCGTAAACCGAACTGGATCCAGGAGTAAGCGGCATGTTTAGTAAAATTCTTATAGCTAACCGCGGCGAGATCGCTTGTCGTGTTATTCAAACCGCACACCGCATGGGTATTCGCTGTGTTGCTGTCTATTCTGAAGCAGACCGCAACGCACGTCATGTTGCGATGGCAGATGAAGCCTTTCTGTTAGGACCTGCACCAAGCAGCGAAAGCTACCTTCGGGCAGATAAAATTCTCGAGATCGCTAAGCAATCCGGCGCTCAGGCAGTTCACCCAGGTTATGGCTTCCTGTCTGAAAATGCCCAGTTCGCTCAGGCTTGTGCTGACAACGGTATCGAGTTCATCGGACCACCTACCGGTGCAATCGAAGCAATGGGCTCAAAATCTGCTGCAAAAGAGATTATGTCTCACGCATCTGTACCACTGGTACCGGGTTATCACGGTGATGATCAGACCCCTGCCGTTTTGAAAGAAGAGTCAGTAAAATGTGGTTTCCCACAACTGCTAAAAGCTGTTGCCGGTGGTGGCGGTAAAGGGATGCGCGTTGTGAACTCTATTGATGAGTTCGATGAAGCACTCACATCTGCTTGTCGCGAATCCAAAAAGGCTTTTGGTAACTCCGATATGCTGATTGAACGCTACCTGACACAACCGCGCCACGTAGAGATTCAGGTGTTCTGCGATAAGCAGGGGAACGGTGTCTATCTGGCGGAACGTGACTGTTCTGTACAGCGTCGCCACCAGAAAGTTATTGAAGAAGCGCCTGCACCAAACCTTGCCGATGAAACCCGCATTGCGATGGGCGAAGCGGCTGTACGTGCTGCTCAGGCAATCGATTATGTTGGTGCTGGTACCGTCGAGTTTTTGTACGACGTGGATGGCTCTTTCTACTTCATGGAGATGAACACCCGCCTGCAGGTAGAGCACCCGGTCACCGAGCTCATCACCGGACAAGATCTGGTTGAATGGCAGCTACGTATTGCCAGTGGTGAACCCCTGCCACAGCAGCAGGATGAAGTCCGTGTCCACGGCCACGCTCTGGAAGCTCGTATTTATGCCGAAGACCCGGATAACGAATTCCTGCCGGCTACCGGCACCCTGCACTACCTGCGCACACCGGAAGAAAGCCAGCACGTGCGGGTTGATACCGGCGTAGTTGAAGGTGATGAAGTCAGCGTATTTTACGATCCAATGATCGCCAAACTGATTGTCTGGGATGATGATCGTGACCGCGCTATCGCTCGCATGGAAAAAGCCCTTGAGGAATATCGCATCAGCGGCCTTAAGACTAACCTGCGATTCCTGCGTAACCTGGCAGGAAGTGCGCCATTTAAAGCATTAGATCTGGACACCGGTTTTATCGAGAAGCATGAAAAGCTGCTATTCCCAGCCAGCAATCTGGATACCCAGTACTGCCTGGTCATGGCCGCCTGCTTCTTCAGCGAAAAAACCAAACAGCAAGCCACGAATCCAGATGATCCGTTTTCTCCTTTTGGTCATCAGAATAGCTGGCGCGTTAACTCTGAGTACGCCCGTCCACTCAAGCTTATTCATAACGAAGCCGAATATGACCTGAGCATTGTCGAGCAGAACGGTCAGTATCAGATTCAGGTTGGCGATGCCAGCTATCAGGTATCTGCACAGCTTAACGATGACAAACTTGATGTGATCATCAACGGCCACCGCCTTAGCGTGCATCTGTTTAATGATGGTGACGATCTGACCCTGTTCCACGAAGGCGAGCAGTTTATCTGTGAGCAGCATCGTGAAAGCTTCAGTAGCGACGACAGCGCTGGTGATAACAGCCTGACTGCACCTATGAATGGTGCCGTTGTTGCGGTACTGGTTGAAGCTGGCCAGGAAGTTAAACAAGGCGAAACCGTAGTAATCATGGAAGCGATGAAGATGGAGCACAGCCTGAAGGCACCTCATGACGGTACTGTGGCTGAGGTGTACTTCGCTGAGGGTGATTTGGTTGAAGATGGTGCTGAGCTAATTTCGCTAAATGCTGCGGAGGACTAAGCATGGCTTTTCCTAAGCATGTTCGCCTATTCGAAATGGGGGCCCGCGACGGTCTCCAGAACGAATCCGGCCCGGTGATCGATACAGCTATAAAGGTTGAGTTGATCAACCAGCTAAGCGATACCGGTCTGACGCATATCGAAGCGGCCAGTTTTGTCTCGCCCAAATGGGTTCCTCAGATGGGCGATGCCAGCGCCGTAATGGCTGGTATTACCCGCAAACAGGGTATTACCTATTCAGCGCTGACGCCTAACGTAAAAGGCCTGGAAGGGGCGATTGCTGCCGGCGCGGATGAAGTTGCCGTATTTGGTGCCGCCTCGGAAGCGTTCACCCAGAAGAACATCAACTGTTCAATAAAGGAAAGTCTTGAGCGCTTCGCGCCCGTGATCGAAATGGCCAAAGAACATAACATCCGGGTGCGGGGCTATGTCTCCACCGTGATGGGCTGTCCTTATGATGGTGAAATTGATCCGGCACAAGTGGCAGCGGTCAGTCGAGATCTTCTGGACATGGGTTGTTACGAAATTTCTTTGGGCGACACTATCGGTGTCGGTACCCCACTGAAAGCGAAACGAATGCTCGAAGCCGTTGCACAACAAGTGCCCGTTGAAAAGCTGGCAGCTCACTTCCATGACACTTACGGTCAGGCTTTGTCTAACCTATACGCGGTTGTAGAAGAAGGTGTTGCTGTCATTGACGCTTCTGTTGCTGGTCTTGGCGGGTGCCCTTACGCTCAGGGTGCGTCTGGAAATGTTGCTACCGAAGACGTACTTTATATGCTTAACGGGCTCGGTATTGAGACCGGCGTTGATCTTCAAAAGCTGGCGCAAACCGGCCACTGGATCACGGCTCAACTGGGCCGTACCAGTGGCTCAAAAGTCGCACTGGCACTCGGATGTAACTAAGCACCGCGGTCACAGGGTAAGCCTTTATCTGAAGCGCTTGATAGAAGATAAGGGTTTACCCTAATATAGACAATATTAAAACCGCTCTGACATAACAATAATACGGAGTAATAGGATGTCTCAACCGGACCATGTTACCGCGCTGGATCTAAACTTTCCGACACGGGATGAACTATCACCGGACTTCAAAAAATACTTCGAAGTCTGTGATGAAAAGCTGGGAATGGTACCTAACGTACTGACCGCTTATAGCCACAACGCAGCACAATTAGACGTGTTCTCTAAGTTTTATAATGAGCTGATGTTCGGTGAAGGTAATTTAACCACATTAGAACGCGAAATGATCGCTGTTGCAGTGTCCTCTCAGAACCACTGTTTCTATTGCATAGTCGCCCACGGTGCTGCAGTACGGAACTATTCTGAAGACCCTGCTTTGGGCGAACTGATGGCGATTAATTATCGTGCTGCAGAGCTTTCTCAGCGACACCGGTCCATGCTTGATTTTGCCGTGAAAATGACTATTTCTGCAGATGCGATCGAAGAGGAAGACCGTCAGGCACTCCGCGATGCAGGCTTTTCAGATCAGGATATTTGGGATATCGCCAACGTGGCCGGTTTCTACAACATGACTAACCGAATTGCCAGTGCCGTTGATATGCAACCGAATCCTGAATATCACGCACAGGCCCGTTAACCGAATTAACTAACCTAATTGAAGCGAGAGTACAGCGGCTTACGCCTAAACGAATAGCTGACTGACAGAATAACAAGGCTCTCCGTCAAAAAGAATAAAGAAGGGATAAAGCAATGAGCAATGCAAAACCCAGTTACACCAGCGGTACTAGTAATAAACCGCTACTCGGCATGACCATCGGCGATAAGTTCGATGAGATCTGTGCCACCTACCCCGACAACGATGCACTGATTGTACATTATCAGGATATTCGCTGGACCTACTCACAATTGCGCGAACAAGTTGAACAGTGCGCCCGCGCCCTTCTGGCGGTTGGCGTAAAAGCCGGTGACCGGGTCGGAATGTGGTCACCAAATAATTTTCAGTGGACAGTTACTCAGTTCGCCACCGCTAAAGTCGGCGCCATCCTGGTTAACGTTAACCCGGCTTACCGTCTCCACGAACTTGAGTATGCTCTTAACCAGTCTGGTGCCAGATACCTGGTAACTGCAGATAGTTTCAAATCATCTAATTACACTCAGATGCTGCAAGAATTAGCCCCAGAACTGAGCAACTGCGAGAAAGGCCAGCTTAAATCAGAAAAGCTGAAAACACTTGAATGCATTATTAACCTGTCAGAAGAACAGCATCCGGGTATGTGGCGCTGGAACGACTTTGTTGAAGAAGCGAGCAAGGTTGAACTGTCAGAAGTAGAAGCAATTCAGGCAACGCTGCAGTTCGATGACGCTATCAATATTCAGTACACTTCGGGAACCACTGGTTTTCCTAAGGGTGCCACGCTGAGTCATCACAATATCCTGAATAACGGCTATTTTGTTGGTGAGAGTCAAAATCTAACGGATAAAGATCGCCTGATCATCCCGGTTCCTCTCTACCACTGCTTCGGTATGGTGATGGGCAACCTGGGCTGCATGACCCATGGCGCAGCCATGATCTACCCAACCGACGGTTTCGAACCTAAGGCAGTGCTTGAAGCAGTGGAGAAAGAAAAAGCCACCGCTTTATACGGCGTACCTACAATGTTTATCGCTGAACTTGAAGATCCTGATTTCGATAAATATGACCTGTCTTCTCTGCGCACCGGCATCATGGCAGGTTCAATCTGCCCGGCTGAAGTAATGAAAGCGGTTAACTCGAAGATGAACATGCAAGAGGTTCAGATCGCTTATGGCATGACTGAAACCAGCCCGGTTTCTACTCAGACTGCCGCTGATGACCCTTTTGAGAAGCGCGTAACCACTGTAGGTCGTACCCAGCCACACCTGGAAACTAAAATTGTTAACGCTGCCACCGGGCGGATTGTTGATCGCGGTGAGATCGGTGAGCTTTGCACCCGGGGTTACAGTGTAATGCTGAAATACTGGAAAAACGAAGAAGCCACCAAGGGCTCCATTGACGAAAATGGCTGGATGCATACAGAAGATCTGGCCACTATGGATGAAGAAGGTTACATCCAGATCGTAGGCCGTATTAAAGATATGGTTATTCGTGGCGGCGAGAACGTCTATCCTAAAGAGATCGAAGAGTTCCTATACACTCATCCAGGCATCAGTGATGTTCAGGTTACCGGTGTGCCGGACAAGAAGTACGGTGAAGAGCTAATTGCCTGGGTTAAACTCAATGGTGATGCCGATAGCGTTACCGAAGAGCAACTTCGTGCCTTCTGTAAAGGTAAGATCACCCACTTTAAAGTACCGCGTTACTTCAAGTTCGTTGAAGAGTTTCCGATGACCGTTACCGGAAAGATCCAGAAGTTCAAGATGCGAGAGGTCTCCATCAAAGAACTGGGTCTGGATGATATCTGATACTGATTGTCGTCTGACCACATACGGAGGCTCCCTAAAAAGAGCCTCCGTTTTAACTTACGCAACCGGGCAAACTCAAATAGGACAGCAGCATGGATATAGACAATCATTATTCCGGCCAGATGGATGAGGATGCGTTACTTGCTCAATTGCGCGAGCGCTATCCCCGTGGGCCAACAGTCTATCAGCTGGCTCCCATAGACCAGCTCCATATTGGCGGTATCAAAGCCTCAGAAAAGCTATTGCTACAACTGCAAGAGATTCAGCCAAAAAAAATCCTTGAAGTTGGCTCTGGCGTTGGTGGACTGATGCGCCTGATCTCAACCCATATTCAGGAAAAGGACGCTTCTGTAGAGATCACCGGAATCGATATTACTCACCGGTTTAATACGCTGAACAGCTCAATATCTCAACTGTTCAAAAAAGACAGTGCTATCAGAGTTGCAACCTGTGATGCACAGCAACTACCCTTTGCTGACAACAGTTTCGACTGCATTATTTTTCAGCATAGTTTGTTGAATATCCCCAACACAGAACATTGTCTGCAAGAGTGCCGCAGAGTTCTGGACAGCAACGGCAATCTTCTGCTCCATGAAGTACTCCAGGGCCCTCATCCTGAACAGATGCGTTATCCCGTCCCCTGGGCACGAGCAGCCGAACAGTCACACCTCATTACTCTGACCGAGTTAACAAACCTTTTGACTTCAAGTGGTTTTACTCTTGATCATACGGACCATTGGTCAGAAGAAGCGCTGGCATGGCGTAAACGGCAAGCAAATAAAGAAACAAACCCAGAAAACCGTTCAACTGATAGAATTCCGCCCATCTCCCCCACCCAAATTCTGGGTGATGATTTCAACAAGATGGCACCCAATCTTATTGCTAATCTGAGTAGCGGTTCTATCGAAGTCTGGCAACTCAGTTGCCGCCTGCGAACGGCATAAATACTGCCATTTAGAGCGCCTTTCCTGTATCCTTCGCGCTCCTGTCATATTGACACTTCAGTTATAGAGAGCGTGCATGAAATTTACCGAGCTGGGCCTGTCGGCACCGATACTCACTGCCATTGCCGATAAAGGTTACGAGACCCCTTCCCCCATTCAGGCGCAGGCGATTCCTGCAGTACTGGAAGGCAAGGATCTGATGGCAGCGGCTCAGACCGGCACCGGAAAAACGGCAGGCTTCACCTTGCCGCTTCTTGAATTGCTTAGCCGGGGTGAACGCGCGAAAGGCAATCAGATTCGTGCTCTTATTCTCACTCCCACCCGCGAATTGGCCGCTCAGGTTGCTGAAAGTGTGCACGATTACGGTAAGCACCTGCCGCTTCGGTCTACCGCCGTCTTTGGTGGGGTGAGTATCAACCCTCAGATGATGCAGCTTCGTAAAGGTATCGATATTCTTATCGCCACCCCAGGTCGCCTAATGGATCTCTATAACCAAAACGCCGTGAAATTTAACAAGGTTGAAGTGCTGGTTCTGGATGAAGCCGACCGGATGCTGGACATGGGCTTTATCCATGACATCAAACGCGTCATCAGCTTGCTACCGCAGAAGCGTCAGAATCTGATGTTCTCAGCGACCTTCTCTGACTCAATCCGCACACTGGCTAAAGGGTTGGTCAACAATCCAGTAGAGATCTCCGTTACACCACGTAACGCAGCAGCTACCACTGTAAAACAGTGGATCTGCCCGGTTGATAAAAAACAGAAAGCACGTCTATTCACTGAACTCGTGAAAGAACACCAATGGCATCAGGTACTGGTATTTACCCGCACCAAGCGAGGGGCAAACCAGCTTGTTAAGCACCTGGATTCAGAAAAAATTAACGCTGCGGCCATCCATGGCAATAAAAGTCAGGGCGCACGAACCAAAGCACTTGCAGAATTCAAGCAAGGTAAAATACAGATATTAGTTGCGACTGACATAGCGGCACGGGGACTGGATATTGAACAGCTCCCTCAAGTCGTAAATTTTGACCTACCCAATGTTGCTGAAGATTATGTCCACCGAATCGGTCGTACCGGACGTGCCGGGGCAACCGGACAGGCCATATCATTGGTCAGCGCTGACGAATTTGATCAATTATCAGCGATCGAGAATTTAATTGGTAAGCTCTTAGAAAGAGAAGAAATCCTTGGCTTTCAACCGCAACACAACCTGCCAGAATCAAGGCTTAATACGCGATCACGAAAGCCTAAGAAACCAAAAAAACCAAAGCCACATATCGAGCACAAAGATGGCCAGCGTTCCGCAGATGTTGCTCGCGGTCATAAGCCAGCGGGTAAAAACAAACGTCATCGCGCATCTGGCAACAATCAGGATCAAAAGCAGACCGGCGGCAACACCTCACAGGGACAAGCCAAGCCTGGTTCCAGAAAAACTGCCAGCGCCAAACCTGCAGGAAACAGCCAACAACCCGCCAATCGCGGTGGACGCTCTGGCAATCGTGGAAATAGTTCAGCAAAGCCCGGCCAACGCTCCGGTAATCGGGGCCCTGCCCGGGGTTAAGCCCGGACCGGCGTTTTTTTAACTAAGCTGAACATTACAGACTGAAAATAATTTTCTCTGTAGGTATAGTTCTAACCTCTGATCTTAAAGGTAGCTAACTATGCGATTTCTTATTATTGGTGCCGGAGGCATAGGTTGCTACTACGGCGCCAGACTCCAACTTAAGAGCCACCAGGTATGTTACCTGGCCCGTGGTGAACACCTACAGGCACTTCAAGAACACGGATTACAAGTCAGCCATCAGGATCTTAAGTTTTCGGAACCGGTGGAAGCCGTCGATCTTGAGGCCCTGAAAAAGGATCACAGCTGTACCGACTATGACCTTATCCTGCTCACACTCAAGACCGGTTCAACAGACTCAATTCTGGCGCAACTGAAGTCCTGGCTTGACGCCGCAGACACGCCTGTTTTATCACTTCAGAATGGCGTTGATAATGAACCGAT
The genomic region above belongs to Amphritea japonica ATCC BAA-1530 and contains:
- a CDS encoding class I SAM-dependent methyltransferase is translated as MDIDNHYSGQMDEDALLAQLRERYPRGPTVYQLAPIDQLHIGGIKASEKLLLQLQEIQPKKILEVGSGVGGLMRLISTHIQEKDASVEITGIDITHRFNTLNSSISQLFKKDSAIRVATCDAQQLPFADNSFDCIIFQHSLLNIPNTEHCLQECRRVLDSNGNLLLHEVLQGPHPEQMRYPVPWARAAEQSHLITLTELTNLLTSSGFTLDHTDHWSEEALAWRKRQANKETNPENRSTDRIPPISPTQILGDDFNKMAPNLIANLSSGSIEVWQLSCRLRTA
- a CDS encoding DEAD/DEAH box helicase, with translation MKFTELGLSAPILTAIADKGYETPSPIQAQAIPAVLEGKDLMAAAQTGTGKTAGFTLPLLELLSRGERAKGNQIRALILTPTRELAAQVAESVHDYGKHLPLRSTAVFGGVSINPQMMQLRKGIDILIATPGRLMDLYNQNAVKFNKVEVLVLDEADRMLDMGFIHDIKRVISLLPQKRQNLMFSATFSDSIRTLAKGLVNNPVEISVTPRNAAATTVKQWICPVDKKQKARLFTELVKEHQWHQVLVFTRTKRGANQLVKHLDSEKINAAAIHGNKSQGARTKALAEFKQGKIQILVATDIAARGLDIEQLPQVVNFDLPNVAEDYVHRIGRTGRAGATGQAISLVSADEFDQLSAIENLIGKLLEREEILGFQPQHNLPESRLNTRSRKPKKPKKPKPHIEHKDGQRSADVARGHKPAGKNKRHRASGNNQDQKQTGGNTSQGQAKPGSRKTASAKPAGNSQQPANRGGRSGNRGNSSAKPGQRSGNRGPARG